One segment of Polypterus senegalus isolate Bchr_013 chromosome 8, ASM1683550v1, whole genome shotgun sequence DNA contains the following:
- the LOC120533360 gene encoding histone H4 yields MSGRGKGGKGLGKGGAKRHRKVLRDNIQGITKPAIRRLARRGGVKRISGLIYEETRGVLKVFLENVIRDAVTYTEHAKRKTVTAMDVVYALKRQGRTLYGFGG; encoded by the coding sequence ATGTCTGGACGTGGTAAAGGAGGCAAGGGGCTCGGTAAGGGTGGCGCGAAACGTCATCGTAAAGTGCTGCGAGATAACATCCAAGGTATTACAAAGCCTGCCATTCGCCGTTTGGCTCGTCGAGGTGGTGTGAAGCGAATTTCTGGCTTGATCTACGAAGAGACACGCGGCGTGCTTAAAGTTTTCTTGGAGAATGTTATCCGTGATGCTGTGACTTACACTGAGCACGCGAAGAGGAAGACCGTGACTGCCATGGACGTAGTGTATGCTTTGAAGAGACAAGGCCGTACGCTGTATGGATTTGGAGGTTAG